In one Flammeovirga yaeyamensis genomic region, the following are encoded:
- a CDS encoding glycoside hydrolase family 2 TIM barrel-domain containing protein — MKSYLKLNLLFLFLCLHQLVSAQTQYTINASWQFIKDDEISDVNDFLSKLNKSENIDLPHTWNDKDVIDEHQGYYRGAGWYTKTVKIPSSYQSKELFLFFEGVNTVAEVYINSKLAGTHVGGYTRFVVPISEWIQFDENKLQTTFQVVVKADNSFDEMIPTLTADFTFFGGIYRDVNLVVKDKVHFNFEDDASNACFITTPLVSASEGKVHLKARIKNSATDKRKLKLVSKIYDPKHQLILEKKSKLQLDHKENRVVDIDFETIAQPLLWSPDHPHLYTVVCEIWDAKSNTKLDEVTNPLGFRWFKFDTDKGFFLNGKPLKLIGTNRHQDFKGIGNALPDYLHYKDIQMIKEMGSNFLRISHYPQDQSILEACDRLGILTTVETPVINTVTEDEQFDKNCMSAQLEMIRQNYNHPSLIVWAYMNEILLKPKYKKEPKRYKQYTDYVLQLAKKLEAITREEDPYRYTMIPNHSGLDTYKNAGLTEVPMIVGWNIYDGWYGRSYDALEDKLTKFHDTVKKPLIITEYGAGADPRLHSLDPSRFDFSQEYATAYHQHYIKVIKKLPYVAGANVWNYADFSSEQRVDAVQSINNKGLVGINRTPKDVYYFYQASLLELPFLALSTKSWKRRTCIEDENNKGIATLPVQVFSNQSDIELYINGKSIGHKNVENSIATFEVPFTNGINKLKAISGEEEDYAEVRIDLLPRSLEQFPINGLSINLGDKRFFYDDQIDQAWGLNQTYNKGSWGAIGGKSFVRTFNRRQHPYGTNQPIEGTYNDPIYQTQLVGIEQFKLDVPPGVYEVILHFAELEGNHVKHLPYDLMDDEEMDNEKVSRTFSVRINDELLINRLDLMNQYGEYKKVEIKTEIKVSNNQSIDIQFDKIVGEPILNAIEIYKK; from the coding sequence ATGAAAAGCTACCTAAAACTAAACTTACTTTTTCTTTTTTTGTGTTTGCATCAGTTAGTCAGTGCACAAACACAATACACCATTAATGCGTCTTGGCAATTTATTAAAGACGATGAAATAAGTGATGTCAACGATTTTCTATCCAAGTTAAATAAATCAGAAAATATAGATTTACCTCATACTTGGAACGATAAAGATGTGATCGATGAACATCAAGGATATTACCGAGGGGCAGGGTGGTACACTAAAACGGTGAAGATACCATCTAGTTATCAGTCAAAAGAACTCTTTTTATTTTTTGAAGGGGTGAATACTGTTGCCGAAGTGTACATCAATTCAAAGTTGGCAGGTACACATGTAGGCGGCTATACACGTTTTGTGGTGCCCATTTCAGAATGGATTCAATTCGATGAAAATAAATTGCAAACCACCTTTCAAGTGGTCGTAAAAGCCGATAATAGTTTCGATGAAATGATTCCTACTCTAACAGCGGATTTTACTTTTTTCGGAGGGATTTATAGAGATGTAAATCTAGTGGTGAAAGATAAAGTGCATTTTAATTTTGAAGATGATGCTTCTAATGCCTGTTTTATTACCACTCCTTTGGTGAGTGCATCAGAAGGTAAGGTACACCTTAAAGCAAGAATTAAAAATAGTGCTACTGATAAGAGGAAGTTGAAGTTGGTGAGTAAAATCTATGATCCAAAGCATCAATTAATCCTTGAGAAAAAAAGCAAATTACAGCTAGATCATAAAGAAAATAGAGTAGTTGATATTGATTTTGAAACCATTGCTCAACCTCTTCTTTGGAGTCCAGATCATCCCCACTTATATACTGTTGTATGCGAAATCTGGGATGCAAAATCCAATACAAAACTAGATGAAGTTACTAATCCATTAGGGTTCCGATGGTTTAAGTTTGATACCGACAAGGGATTCTTCCTTAATGGGAAACCTCTAAAATTGATAGGCACGAATCGACATCAAGATTTTAAAGGGATTGGGAATGCATTGCCTGACTATCTGCACTACAAGGATATTCAGATGATCAAAGAGATGGGCAGTAACTTTCTTAGAATATCTCATTACCCTCAAGATCAAAGTATTCTTGAAGCTTGTGACCGTTTAGGAATTCTAACGACTGTGGAAACTCCTGTGATTAATACTGTGACAGAAGACGAACAATTTGATAAAAATTGTATGAGTGCTCAGTTAGAAATGATTCGACAAAATTATAATCACCCAAGCTTGATTGTGTGGGCGTATATGAACGAAATTCTATTAAAGCCGAAGTATAAAAAAGAACCGAAGCGTTATAAACAATATACCGATTACGTCTTGCAATTAGCTAAAAAGTTAGAAGCAATTACGAGAGAAGAAGATCCTTATCGATACACAATGATTCCTAATCATAGTGGTTTGGATACCTATAAAAATGCAGGTTTAACCGAGGTACCCATGATTGTAGGGTGGAACATTTATGATGGTTGGTACGGTAGATCTTATGATGCATTGGAAGATAAACTGACGAAATTCCATGATACCGTTAAGAAACCGTTAATCATCACAGAATATGGAGCAGGAGCTGATCCTAGATTACATTCACTTGATCCTAGCAGATTTGATTTTTCGCAAGAATACGCAACGGCCTACCATCAGCATTATATAAAAGTGATCAAAAAGCTTCCTTATGTTGCTGGAGCAAACGTATGGAATTATGCTGATTTTAGTTCTGAACAAAGGGTAGATGCGGTACAGAGTATCAATAATAAAGGATTGGTGGGTATAAACCGAACACCAAAAGATGTCTATTATTTTTATCAGGCGAGTTTACTGGAATTACCATTTTTAGCTTTATCTACAAAAAGTTGGAAACGTAGAACATGTATAGAAGATGAAAATAATAAAGGAATTGCGACACTACCCGTTCAAGTATTTTCTAATCAATCTGATATTGAATTATACATTAACGGTAAAAGTATTGGTCATAAAAACGTCGAAAATTCAATAGCGACTTTTGAAGTACCGTTTACAAACGGGATCAATAAATTAAAAGCAATATCGGGAGAGGAGGAAGATTATGCTGAAGTAAGAATCGACCTTTTACCAAGATCTTTAGAGCAATTTCCTATTAATGGTTTATCAATTAATTTGGGCGATAAACGATTCTTTTATGATGATCAAATAGATCAAGCATGGGGATTAAATCAAACGTATAACAAAGGAAGTTGGGGCGCTATTGGAGGAAAATCATTTGTGCGCACCTTTAATAGAAGACAGCACCCTTATGGAACAAATCAACCTATTGAGGGCACTTATAACGATCCTATTTATCAAACTCAATTGGTGGGAATAGAACAATTTAAATTGGATGTGCCACCGGGAGTGTACGAAGTGATTCTTCATTTTGCGGAATTAGAAGGTAATCATGTAAAACATCTTCCATATGATTTAATGGACGATGAGGAGATGGATAATGAAAAAGTGAGTAGAACTTTTTCAGTCAGAATAAACGATGAATTATTGATAAATCGATTGGACCTGATGAATCAATATGGAGAATACAAAAAAGTAGAAATAAAAACGGAAATAAAGGTCAGCAACAATCAGTCAATAGACATACAATTTGATAAGATCGTTGGAGAACCGATTCTAAATGCGATAGAGATTTACAAAAAATAA
- a CDS encoding family 78 glycoside hydrolase catalytic domain, which translates to MNIRMKGLLLMGLWSLLLGVNTKAQTINKNKSDQPNIIFILTDDQRWNALGYAGNKYATTPEMDKLAEQGTYFRNAIVTTPICSASRSSIFTGVHERSHRYTFQTDDMREEYMENAYPLVLKDAGYYTGFFGKFGVKYAGKEKLFDEIEDYDRAYKYKDYRGYYYKTIDGDTVHLTRYTGQKGLDFLENVPEDKPFSLSLCFSAPHTHDGASEQYFWQEEPGKLYQDMDMPAPALSEDKYYEALPQMVKDGFNKTRWYWRDDTPEKYQHSTKGYYRMIYGVDQEITKIRNKLEEKELADNTVIILMGDNGFFLGERQISGKWLMYDNSIRVPLIIYDPRGKEHHDIDQMALNIDISATLADIAGADAPEAWQGKSLMSFVNNGGKSFDRDTVLVEHLWEFDHIPPSEGVRTSDWKYLRYVNDKSIEELYYIKKDPRETKNLANKKKYQKVLAEFRAKNDELAKRYADKYSGVPYGLTVELIREPAQTEILDNQPELGWMIPQQAGKQKGYQVLVSSTKEKAEMNIGDVWDSGNVRSNQSTNIEIDTVLSSNQQYFWKVRIFDQNNIISEYSEIQEFKTGNLMKNETSSNIFQIENKTPEAEKSLGKGSYFFDFGKDAFAALSIHYKATKKHQLTIRLGEKLLEGRIDQKPGGTIRYQEVTLEVNPDQMSYKVLILADERNTNKLAVALPDSFPVLMPFRYVEIEGAEDQLSTENVIQHAYFGYFDGNSSSFSSSDKILNEVWDLCKYSIKATTFAGYYVDGDRERIPYEADAYLNQLSHYAMDNEYAMARKTIEYFFESKPTWPTEWQQHVAMMMYQDYMYTGNTELIHRFYERLKVKTLMDLEVEDGFVSTKSEAHNAEFLLRLGFPDTTRRLKDIVDWPPKAKNFGGKKGMQQGERDGYVFKRINTVVNAFYYHNMKIMAEFARIMDKPDEAIDFEFRAIRVKKSINEQLFDTDKGYYVDGVGTDHGSLHANMFLLAFDVVPESRKQSVVEHVKSRGMACSVYGAQYLLEALYAAGEEDYALELMNATHDRSWYNMIKIGSTITLEAWDMKYKTNSDWNHAWGAAPANIVPREMWGIQPMEAGFGKVSIYPQLSKLKDCAIEYPTVRGNIKGSYQKVSNRVKKYTIELPANMVGDFKLNLSSEDIVTLNGKTVDTTFGSVRLNPGVNQIYIKVNSF; encoded by the coding sequence ATGAACATTAGAATGAAAGGGTTATTACTAATGGGCCTTTGGTCCCTTTTATTAGGAGTAAACACAAAAGCGCAAACCATAAATAAAAATAAATCAGACCAACCGAATATCATTTTTATACTTACAGATGATCAGCGTTGGAATGCATTAGGTTATGCCGGAAATAAATATGCTACCACTCCAGAAATGGACAAGTTAGCCGAACAAGGTACTTACTTTAGAAATGCCATTGTCACCACTCCGATATGTTCGGCAAGTAGATCAAGTATTTTTACTGGGGTACATGAACGTTCGCATAGATATACTTTTCAAACGGATGACATGAGAGAAGAGTATATGGAAAATGCATATCCTTTAGTACTTAAAGATGCAGGGTATTACACTGGTTTCTTTGGTAAATTCGGAGTAAAATATGCAGGCAAAGAAAAACTATTTGATGAAATCGAAGACTATGATCGTGCTTACAAGTACAAGGATTATAGAGGATATTATTATAAAACCATCGATGGAGATACGGTTCACCTGACAAGATATACTGGACAAAAAGGATTAGATTTCTTGGAGAATGTTCCAGAAGATAAGCCTTTCTCATTATCACTTTGTTTTAGTGCTCCACATACACACGACGGTGCTTCAGAGCAATATTTCTGGCAAGAAGAACCCGGTAAGCTATATCAAGATATGGATATGCCGGCTCCTGCTTTATCAGAAGATAAATACTATGAGGCATTACCTCAAATGGTAAAAGATGGTTTTAATAAAACGAGATGGTATTGGAGAGACGATACTCCAGAAAAATATCAACACAGTACAAAAGGATATTACCGAATGATCTATGGTGTAGATCAGGAAATCACAAAAATCAGAAATAAATTAGAGGAGAAAGAGTTGGCCGATAATACGGTCATCATCTTGATGGGCGACAACGGCTTTTTCTTGGGCGAGAGACAAATTTCAGGAAAATGGCTGATGTACGATAACTCTATTCGAGTTCCACTTATTATCTATGATCCAAGAGGAAAAGAACACCATGATATAGATCAGATGGCTTTGAATATCGATATCTCAGCTACTTTAGCAGATATCGCCGGAGCCGATGCACCCGAAGCATGGCAAGGTAAAAGTTTGATGTCTTTCGTAAACAATGGAGGTAAATCTTTTGATCGAGATACAGTGCTAGTAGAGCACCTTTGGGAATTTGATCACATTCCTCCAAGTGAAGGGGTGCGTACAAGCGATTGGAAATATCTACGTTACGTAAACGATAAATCGATAGAGGAATTATACTACATCAAGAAGGACCCAAGAGAAACTAAAAACCTGGCAAACAAGAAAAAGTATCAAAAGGTTTTAGCAGAGTTTAGAGCTAAAAATGATGAGTTGGCAAAACGTTATGCCGATAAATATTCGGGTGTTCCTTATGGTTTAACTGTAGAATTAATTAGAGAACCTGCACAAACAGAAATACTAGACAATCAGCCAGAATTAGGGTGGATGATTCCTCAACAAGCAGGTAAACAGAAAGGGTATCAAGTATTGGTTTCTTCTACAAAGGAGAAAGCCGAAATGAATATTGGTGATGTTTGGGATAGTGGAAATGTACGCAGTAATCAATCAACAAATATTGAAATTGATACAGTATTGTCATCTAACCAACAGTACTTCTGGAAGGTCAGAATTTTTGATCAGAACAATATCATCTCAGAATATTCGGAGATTCAAGAATTCAAGACAGGCAATTTGATGAAAAACGAAACTTCATCGAATATCTTTCAAATCGAAAACAAAACTCCGGAAGCTGAGAAATCTTTAGGTAAAGGAAGTTATTTCTTCGATTTTGGAAAAGATGCATTTGCCGCTTTAAGTATTCATTACAAAGCCACAAAAAAACATCAATTGACGATTCGATTGGGGGAAAAATTATTAGAGGGTAGAATCGATCAGAAGCCGGGAGGAACTATCCGTTATCAAGAAGTGACTTTGGAGGTGAACCCTGATCAAATGTCTTATAAAGTTCTTATCCTTGCGGACGAGAGAAATACCAATAAGTTAGCCGTGGCATTGCCCGATTCATTTCCTGTCTTGATGCCATTTAGATATGTGGAAATAGAAGGAGCAGAAGATCAATTATCTACAGAAAATGTGATACAACACGCTTACTTTGGTTATTTCGATGGAAATAGCAGTTCGTTTTCTAGCTCAGATAAGATATTAAACGAAGTATGGGATTTATGTAAATACTCTATCAAAGCCACCACTTTTGCAGGGTATTACGTAGATGGAGATAGAGAGCGTATTCCTTATGAGGCCGATGCTTATTTAAATCAGCTGAGTCATTATGCTATGGATAATGAATATGCGATGGCTAGAAAAACAATTGAATATTTCTTCGAAAGTAAACCCACTTGGCCGACAGAGTGGCAACAACATGTCGCTATGATGATGTACCAAGATTATATGTACACTGGAAACACAGAATTAATACATCGTTTTTATGAGCGTTTAAAGGTAAAAACGTTGATGGACTTGGAAGTGGAAGATGGTTTTGTAAGTACAAAATCGGAAGCTCATAATGCCGAATTCTTATTGAGATTAGGCTTCCCTGATACTACCAGAAGATTAAAAGATATTGTCGATTGGCCTCCAAAAGCGAAGAATTTTGGTGGAAAGAAAGGGATGCAACAAGGTGAGAGAGATGGATATGTTTTCAAGAGAATCAATACGGTGGTCAATGCTTTTTATTATCACAATATGAAAATCATGGCTGAATTTGCTCGCATTATGGACAAGCCTGATGAAGCCATTGATTTTGAATTTAGAGCCATTAGAGTGAAGAAATCGATTAACGAACAACTATTTGATACTGACAAAGGCTATTATGTAGACGGCGTTGGTACCGATCACGGTTCTCTACATGCTAACATGTTTTTATTAGCATTTGATGTAGTTCCTGAGAGTAGAAAGCAATCGGTAGTAGAACATGTGAAATCTAGAGGAATGGCTTGTAGCGTTTATGGTGCACAATATTTATTAGAAGCTTTATATGCTGCAGGCGAAGAGGATTATGCTTTAGAATTAATGAATGCCACTCACGACAGAAGTTGGTACAATATGATTAAGATTGGTTCGACCATCACCTTAGAAGCATGGGACATGAAATACAAAACCAACTCTGATTGGAACCATGCTTGGGGAGCTGCTCCAGCGAATATTGTTCCTAGAGAAATGTGGGGAATTCAACCTATGGAGGCAGGTTTTGGAAAAGTAAGCATCTATCCACAGTTAAGTAAATTGAAAGATTGTGCTATAGAATACCCAACGGTAAGGGGCAACATCAAAGGGTCTTATCAAAAGGTGAGTAATCGAGTGAAAAAATATACGATTGAGCTGCCGGCAAATATGGTAGGAGATTTTAAACTGAATTTATCATCAGAAGATATTGTCACTTTAAATGGTAAGACAGTGGATACCACTTTTGGATCGGTTCGATTAAATCCTGGTGTAAATCAGATTTATATCAAAGTGAACTCATTCTAA
- a CDS encoding sulfatase — translation MKRTTTLFLFLFFYASLGWAQEKNNVLIFLVDDLRPDLGCYGNTKVKSPNIDKLANEGITFNHAYAQQGICAPSRMSILTSKRVDKIGVYSIFTPLRSVQKDMMTMPQFFKSNGYKTISIGKVYHHIIDDKQNWSLHIPKELNTYASPENQLLLDSLKIEGVKKGPAFEAADVADEGYKDGRASASAIKILKQIKKDPFMMVVGLSKPHLPFNAPKKYWDLYDPSTFDIPLRKQPTDVSTYATTHWGELRGYYGMPKEGHLDDETTRTLIHGYYASVSYIDAQVGKILNTLEELDLRKNTIVVFMSDHGWKLGEYGDWCKHTNFELDTRVPLIMSRETAYKKSKKGLTSDALVENIDVFPTVAAACGLDLTDVDGKSLLPLLDRPKKKGDAGAYSLYARGDKIMGLTVTDGAWRYTEWRDLKNKKIHSSELYACQQDYSIQNENLVDSNDHEKVLSKMKDLLYVEYPKDQFDFLILKKKSKKKS, via the coding sequence ATGAAACGAACAACAACACTATTTCTCTTTCTCTTTTTCTATGCCTCACTTGGTTGGGCACAAGAAAAAAACAATGTGCTTATTTTCTTAGTCGACGATCTACGACCCGACTTGGGTTGCTACGGGAATACGAAAGTAAAAAGTCCAAATATAGATAAGCTAGCAAATGAGGGCATTACATTTAATCACGCCTACGCTCAACAAGGTATTTGTGCACCTTCAAGAATGAGTATTTTAACCTCAAAGAGAGTGGATAAAATTGGGGTCTATTCCATTTTCACCCCTTTACGTTCTGTACAGAAAGACATGATGACCATGCCTCAATTCTTTAAATCAAATGGTTATAAAACCATCAGTATTGGCAAAGTGTATCATCACATCATAGACGATAAGCAAAACTGGAGTTTACATATTCCCAAAGAGTTAAATACATATGCCTCACCAGAAAATCAGCTCTTATTAGATAGTTTAAAAATTGAGGGAGTAAAAAAAGGTCCGGCATTCGAAGCGGCAGATGTTGCTGATGAAGGATATAAAGATGGAAGAGCATCCGCTTCGGCGATTAAGATCCTAAAACAGATAAAGAAAGATCCTTTTATGATGGTGGTGGGTTTAAGCAAACCTCATTTACCATTCAATGCCCCTAAAAAATATTGGGATCTTTATGACCCGTCAACATTTGATATTCCACTAAGAAAACAACCGACAGATGTGAGTACTTATGCCACCACACATTGGGGAGAATTAAGAGGTTATTATGGTATGCCTAAAGAAGGTCATCTTGATGATGAAACCACGAGAACTTTAATCCACGGATATTATGCAAGTGTAAGTTATATCGATGCACAAGTAGGAAAAATCCTAAACACCTTAGAGGAATTGGATCTAAGAAAAAACACCATTGTTGTGTTTATGAGCGACCATGGTTGGAAGCTTGGAGAATATGGGGATTGGTGTAAGCATACCAATTTTGAATTAGATACTCGAGTGCCTCTAATAATGAGTAGAGAGACCGCTTATAAAAAGAGTAAAAAAGGATTAACAAGTGATGCTCTAGTTGAAAATATTGATGTTTTCCCAACAGTAGCCGCTGCTTGTGGTTTGGATCTAACGGATGTGGATGGAAAATCTTTATTACCATTATTAGATAGGCCCAAGAAAAAGGGTGATGCAGGTGCCTACAGCCTTTACGCTAGAGGCGACAAGATTATGGGCCTAACGGTAACAGATGGCGCATGGCGATATACAGAATGGAGAGACCTGAAAAATAAGAAAATACATTCTTCAGAGCTATATGCTTGTCAACAAGATTATAGCATCCAAAATGAGAACTTGGTAGATTCAAATGATCATGAAAAGGTATTAAGTAAAATGAAGGACTTATTGTACGTAGAATACCCGAAAGATCAGTTTGATTTTCTAATTTTAAAGAAGAAATCTAAAAAGAAGAGCTAG
- a CDS encoding glycoside hydrolase family protein, with the protein MKRRNFLINSAMLGVGLGLPLGSLFTSCTNGHGSNKTDLDFKDFSFNLLKKWCDGMIAIQIDKPEDPKLHGLMECPACEVVHARLQDAVYPMFYMAKATGDKKYVKAGINAFEWAEANVSLPDGSWTNDLNPKSWNGTTVFGAIALAETLKHHGDLLDEDRKDQWTKRLSKATDFIIKKFPKVDATNVNYGGTNIYALYLIGDLLDEPKYISKSKALAEEIKTYFTNPNGLLYGEIKPSAHKLSAKGLPGVDLGYNVEETLNSLALYAHETKDKELLKLVTKSLNSHLQFMMPDGGWDNSWGTRMFKWTYWGSRTCDGCQPAYSILANSNPSFGTAVIRNTELLDRCTDNGLLHGGMHYVSHGIKPCLHHTFTHAKSLAYMLDNWSHLPNINDKTPLPRAASEGIDYFEELDTVLVSRGNWRATVTAYDAEYYHKKDLRQATGASLSTLYHNKLGLICAASLAVYRQMEPLNQQDAPGKDIALTPRIETFSNNVWYTNLFDLEASFNTKNDDYLVAVEGAVQLKNESRQKVKDTASNFKIDYQFTSDYLRIIAETDQEIEKKTAFVLPIISPNDEIVDQPQPNILTVKKSGGLLKITSNVPIKVRATEKNRTFNMVPGVEAIPLDLFFDKAQKTIEIKVEVV; encoded by the coding sequence TTGAAACGAAGAAATTTTTTAATTAACTCCGCAATGCTAGGAGTGGGTTTAGGTTTACCTTTGGGGTCCTTGTTTACGTCGTGTACCAATGGACACGGAAGCAATAAGACCGATTTAGATTTTAAAGACTTTTCATTCAATCTATTAAAGAAATGGTGTGATGGTATGATCGCAATACAAATTGATAAGCCTGAAGACCCGAAATTACATGGATTAATGGAATGTCCTGCTTGTGAGGTGGTACATGCAAGATTACAAGATGCAGTCTATCCTATGTTTTACATGGCTAAAGCTACAGGAGATAAAAAATATGTAAAAGCAGGGATTAATGCATTTGAATGGGCGGAAGCCAATGTGAGTTTACCTGATGGGAGTTGGACGAATGATCTTAATCCGAAGTCTTGGAATGGAACGACTGTTTTTGGGGCGATTGCTCTAGCAGAAACACTTAAACATCATGGGGATTTATTGGATGAGGATAGAAAAGATCAATGGACAAAGCGTTTAAGTAAAGCGACTGATTTTATCATCAAGAAATTTCCGAAAGTAGATGCCACCAATGTGAACTACGGAGGAACAAATATATATGCACTTTACTTGATTGGTGATTTATTGGATGAACCAAAATATATCAGTAAGAGTAAAGCATTAGCGGAAGAGATAAAAACCTACTTTACTAACCCGAATGGCTTATTGTATGGTGAAATAAAACCTTCAGCACATAAGTTAAGTGCAAAAGGTTTACCGGGAGTAGACCTTGGGTATAATGTGGAAGAAACCTTAAACAGCTTGGCATTATACGCTCATGAAACCAAGGACAAAGAATTATTGAAGTTGGTGACAAAATCGTTGAATAGTCATCTACAGTTTATGATGCCTGATGGTGGTTGGGACAATAGTTGGGGAACGAGAATGTTTAAGTGGACGTATTGGGGAAGCCGTACTTGTGATGGTTGTCAGCCAGCTTACAGCATTTTGGCGAACTCCAATCCATCTTTTGGAACAGCTGTTATTAGAAACACAGAACTGTTAGATCGATGTACAGATAATGGACTTTTACATGGAGGAATGCACTATGTGTCTCATGGAATAAAACCATGTTTGCATCATACATTTACCCATGCGAAATCATTAGCATACATGTTGGATAATTGGAGTCATTTACCCAATATAAATGATAAAACACCATTACCGCGTGCAGCATCAGAAGGGATTGATTATTTCGAAGAATTAGATACGGTGTTGGTATCAAGAGGTAATTGGAGAGCAACGGTAACGGCTTATGATGCAGAGTATTATCACAAAAAAGATCTTCGTCAAGCTACTGGGGCCTCTCTATCGACATTGTATCATAACAAATTAGGATTGATCTGTGCTGCAAGTTTGGCAGTGTATAGACAGATGGAGCCTTTAAATCAGCAAGATGCCCCAGGAAAAGATATTGCCCTAACACCACGCATAGAAACTTTTTCTAATAATGTATGGTACACCAACCTATTCGATTTAGAAGCATCATTCAATACAAAAAATGATGACTATTTGGTCGCCGTGGAAGGGGCGGTGCAGTTAAAAAACGAAAGCAGACAAAAAGTAAAAGATACAGCAAGTAATTTCAAAATCGATTATCAGTTTACCTCAGATTATTTGAGAATCATCGCTGAGACTGACCAAGAAATTGAAAAGAAAACAGCTTTTGTGTTACCGATTATCTCGCCAAACGATGAGATTGTCGATCAACCTCAACCCAATATTTTAACGGTAAAAAAGTCAGGTGGATTATTGAAGATCACATCCAATGTTCCGATTAAAGTAAGGGCAACAGAAAAAAACAGAACCTTTAATATGGTCCCTGGAGTGGAGGCTATTCCATTGGATTTATTTTTTGATAAAGCACAAAAGACAATTGAAATAAAAGTAGAAGTAGTTTAA